In Capillimicrobium parvum, a genomic segment contains:
- a CDS encoding xanthine dehydrogenase family protein molybdopterin-binding subunit — MSEGLDRDQRRLVTGGGRYVDDLGFPGALAMAIVRSPVACARLRGVSADAALALDGVRAVITAPELMEHCDPFPGIVREAPPYHPLAVDCVRYAGEPVAVVVADDRYLAEDGARAVELDLESLPAVVDPRAAAADAANVPWGRRYRYGDPDDAFARASRIVSVETAFPKYNSTPLETYGLVADWSAATGDVAVHSNFQGPFSLHPVMCAALRLTSHQLRLVVAQDIGGSFGVKAMIYPYIVLSAVASKVVGAPVRWIEDRAEHLAGSASGTNRVTRAEAAVDADGRVLGVRFEILEDVGAYMRAPEPSCVMRSISGFAGPYGIEHGAIDVSVVLTNKLPTGLNRGYGGQQHIFTLERLMDRVAAELDLDPAELRRRNLIPADRFPFAAASGTRYDSGEYHAALQRALDRSDYHALRARRETDDGGAWVGVGVATAVHSSAANMGYVTLALDPEVRAGERYRAKSGSREWATVRVDPGGKVGVEIATGGAGQGHRATAARLVADVLEIAPSDVRAIDAVDTERSPWSVSTGSYSSRFAVMAGNAVLLTAEALRDELLDLAAAHLDRPRDELRWERGRALHPDGAVAGLRELAGAAHWNAGTLGSATPPLAVTRAFVADGTFPPDADDRVNAALAYGFMADVAVVEVDKQTFVPRVRSYVAVHDVGRTLDADIVAGQMYGGIVHGMAGALLEHIAYAPDGRLLVRDFMDYRCPEAGDAPAMSLDHVNAPSPFNPLGVKGAGESSSMSAPAAIAAAVEDALAHAGARIDTLPIYPATLWQRYGGAA; from the coding sequence GTGTCAGAAGGTCTCGATCGCGACCAGCGGCGCCTGGTCACGGGTGGCGGTCGCTACGTGGACGACCTGGGCTTCCCGGGTGCGCTGGCGATGGCCATCGTGCGCAGCCCGGTCGCCTGCGCGCGCCTGCGCGGGGTGTCGGCCGACGCGGCGCTCGCCCTCGACGGCGTGCGCGCCGTGATCACGGCCCCCGAGCTGATGGAGCACTGCGATCCGTTTCCCGGCATCGTCCGCGAGGCGCCGCCCTACCACCCGCTGGCGGTCGACTGCGTGCGCTACGCCGGCGAACCGGTAGCGGTCGTCGTGGCCGACGACCGCTACCTCGCCGAGGATGGCGCGCGCGCCGTCGAGCTCGACCTCGAGTCGCTGCCCGCGGTCGTCGATCCTCGCGCGGCGGCCGCCGACGCGGCCAATGTGCCCTGGGGCCGGCGGTATCGCTACGGCGATCCCGACGACGCGTTCGCGCGGGCGTCGCGGATCGTGTCGGTCGAGACGGCGTTCCCCAAGTACAACTCGACCCCGCTGGAGACCTACGGGTTGGTGGCCGACTGGAGCGCGGCCACCGGCGACGTCGCCGTCCACAGCAACTTCCAGGGGCCGTTCTCGCTGCACCCCGTCATGTGCGCCGCGCTGCGCCTGACGTCCCATCAGCTGCGGCTCGTCGTCGCGCAGGACATCGGCGGCAGCTTCGGCGTCAAGGCGATGATCTACCCGTACATCGTCCTGTCCGCAGTCGCGTCGAAGGTCGTGGGCGCACCAGTGCGCTGGATCGAGGATCGCGCCGAGCATCTGGCGGGCAGCGCGAGCGGAACCAACCGTGTGACCCGCGCCGAGGCTGCGGTCGACGCCGACGGACGCGTGCTCGGGGTGCGCTTCGAGATCCTGGAGGACGTCGGTGCGTATATGCGTGCGCCCGAGCCGTCCTGCGTCATGCGCTCGATCTCGGGATTCGCCGGCCCCTACGGCATCGAACACGGCGCGATCGACGTCTCGGTGGTCCTGACCAACAAGCTGCCGACCGGCCTGAATCGGGGCTACGGCGGCCAACAGCACATCTTCACGCTCGAGCGGCTGATGGACCGCGTCGCGGCGGAGCTGGACCTCGACCCGGCCGAGCTGCGCCGCCGCAACCTGATCCCCGCCGACCGCTTCCCGTTCGCGGCCGCCAGCGGCACCCGGTATGACAGCGGCGAGTACCACGCTGCTCTGCAGCGGGCGCTGGACCGCTCGGACTACCACGCGCTGCGGGCTCGTCGCGAGACGGACGACGGAGGAGCGTGGGTGGGCGTTGGCGTGGCCACCGCGGTGCACTCGTCGGCGGCCAACATGGGCTACGTCACGCTGGCGCTCGATCCCGAGGTCCGCGCCGGCGAGCGTTACCGGGCCAAGTCGGGCTCGCGCGAATGGGCGACCGTCCGGGTGGACCCGGGCGGCAAGGTCGGCGTCGAGATCGCCACCGGCGGCGCCGGCCAGGGCCATCGCGCGACCGCGGCCCGGCTCGTCGCCGACGTGCTCGAGATCGCGCCGTCTGACGTGCGGGCGATCGATGCGGTCGACACCGAGCGCAGCCCGTGGAGCGTGTCGACCGGCTCCTACTCCAGCCGTTTCGCGGTGATGGCGGGCAACGCGGTGCTGCTGACGGCCGAGGCGCTGCGTGACGAGCTGCTGGACCTGGCCGCCGCCCACTTGGACCGCCCACGCGACGAGCTGCGCTGGGAGCGCGGGCGCGCCCTGCATCCCGACGGGGCAGTGGCCGGGCTGCGCGAGCTGGCCGGCGCGGCCCACTGGAATGCGGGGACGCTGGGGTCGGCCACCCCTCCGCTGGCCGTGACGCGCGCCTTCGTCGCCGACGGGACGTTCCCGCCCGACGCCGACGATCGCGTCAACGCGGCACTGGCCTACGGGTTCATGGCGGACGTGGCGGTCGTCGAGGTCGACAAGCAGACGTTCGTCCCGCGGGTGCGCTCCTACGTGGCGGTGCACGACGTCGGCCGCACGCTCGACGCCGACATCGTCGCGGGACAGATGTACGGCGGCATCGTGCACGGGATGGCCGGGGCGCTGCTGGAGCACATCGCCTACGCGCCCGACGGCCGCCTGCTCGTGCGCGACTTCATGGACTACCGCTGCCCGGAGGCGGGCGACGCGCCGGCGATGAGCCTCGACCACGTCAACGCGCCGTCGCCGTTCAACCCGCTCGGGGTCAAGGGGGCCGGCGAGAGCTCGTCGATGTCGGCGCCGGCGGCGATCGCCGCCGCCGTCGAGGACGCGTTGGCCCATGCCGGCGCGCGCATCGACACGCTGCCCATCTATCCGGCGACGCTCTGGCAGCGCTATGGGGGGGCAGCATGA
- a CDS encoding DUF1990 domain-containing protein — protein sequence MPRRPPPSRRLATAAVWPAGILITSWTYLWRTVPLHRRELEGRWEDDAPPPLPPGTPLDEVQFPQDGSGPLFHRRYRARIREAHMDAPETMRRVRADLNAVAPSSLARFQKVMGDEDGPLEAGDEYVVRMPGPWDGPVRVVEADEHGFRFVTLDGHLEAGQIAWRTGDAPDGMLVFEIESWARPGDPVSALVHHRLRMAKEVQLHMWTSVCEKVTRLSGGRLTGGVDIETRVVEEG from the coding sequence GTGCCCCGCCGCCCACCGCCGTCCCGGCGCCTGGCCACCGCGGCCGTGTGGCCAGCCGGGATCCTCATCACGTCGTGGACGTACCTGTGGCGCACCGTGCCGCTGCACCGGCGCGAGCTCGAGGGGCGCTGGGAGGACGACGCGCCGCCGCCGCTGCCGCCCGGCACGCCGCTCGACGAGGTCCAGTTCCCGCAGGACGGGTCGGGCCCGCTCTTTCATCGTCGCTACCGCGCCCGGATCCGCGAGGCGCACATGGACGCGCCCGAGACGATGCGGCGCGTGCGCGCCGACCTCAACGCGGTGGCGCCGTCGAGCCTCGCCCGCTTCCAGAAGGTGATGGGCGACGAGGACGGCCCGCTCGAGGCCGGCGACGAGTACGTCGTGCGCATGCCCGGGCCGTGGGACGGGCCGGTGCGCGTGGTCGAGGCCGACGAGCACGGCTTCCGCTTCGTCACCCTCGACGGGCATCTCGAGGCCGGTCAGATCGCCTGGCGCACCGGCGACGCGCCCGACGGCATGCTCGTGTTCGAGATCGAGTCGTGGGCGCGCCCCGGCGACCCCGTCTCGGCGCTGGTCCACCACCGCCTGCGGATGGCCAAGGAGGTCCAGCTGCACATGTGGACGAGCGTCTGCGAGAAGGTCACCCGGCTCAGCGGCGGGCGGCTCACGGGCGGGGTCGACATCGAGACGCGCGTGGTCGAGGAGGGCTGA
- the surE gene encoding 5'/3'-nucleotidase SurE — translation MRVLLTNDDGVWADGLQALRRELLGVPDIQLVVIAPDGNRSAMARSITTRRPLWVERVDFGDGTHGYATDGTPVDCVRLAKLGLVEDFEAEAVIAGINHGSNLGDDVTYSGTVAAALEGVLLGLPAIAVSQQSANREMDFRLGREFDFQVAAKFAASLVDRLDEVPLPPGTLLNVNVPGAHPQGVSVTKMGKRIYRDELRLKAEDGERRQYWIYGTDHGFHDGEDTDLAAVAEGRIAVTPLHFDLTDVAGMDALRQYDLEHMVAPAAQEVDG, via the coding sequence GTGCGTGTACTCCTGACCAACGACGACGGGGTCTGGGCCGACGGACTGCAGGCGCTGCGGCGCGAGCTGCTCGGCGTCCCGGACATCCAGCTCGTCGTCATCGCGCCGGACGGCAACCGCTCGGCGATGGCCCGCTCGATCACGACGCGCCGGCCCCTGTGGGTCGAGCGGGTCGACTTCGGCGACGGCACCCACGGCTACGCGACCGACGGCACGCCGGTCGACTGCGTGCGCCTGGCCAAGCTCGGACTCGTCGAGGACTTCGAAGCCGAGGCCGTCATCGCGGGCATCAACCACGGCTCGAACCTCGGCGATGACGTCACGTACTCCGGGACGGTCGCGGCCGCGCTGGAGGGCGTCCTCCTCGGCCTGCCGGCGATCGCGGTCTCCCAGCAGTCGGCCAACCGCGAGATGGACTTCCGCCTCGGCCGCGAGTTCGACTTCCAGGTCGCCGCGAAGTTCGCCGCGAGCCTGGTCGATCGCCTCGACGAGGTCCCGCTGCCGCCGGGCACGCTGCTGAACGTCAACGTGCCCGGGGCACACCCCCAGGGCGTCTCCGTGACGAAGATGGGCAAGCGGATCTACCGCGACGAGCTGCGGCTGAAGGCCGAGGACGGGGAGCGCCGCCAGTACTGGATCTACGGGACCGACCACGGCTTCCACGACGGCGAGGACACCGACCTCGCCGCCGTCGCGGAGGGCCGCATCGCGGTCACGCCGCTGCATTTCGATCTGACCGACGTCGCGGGCATGGACGCCCTGCGCCAGTACGACCTCGAGCACATGGTCGCGCCCGCCGCGCAGGAGGTCGATGGGTGA
- a CDS encoding AMP-binding protein: protein MNVATLLQKAAATHPDGPAIVQADVTTTYDDWWCRVQRLAATLVERGVAPGDRVSLALFNSPAFLDTLFATWLAGGVVVPINTRLHPRELAYMVEHSDSRVLVYDHRLADGVAAVDLPDTTATMIVGGPSDEYEAVVASGPVFGVPVARGGDDLAWLFYTSGTTGRPKGAMVTCANLAFMAGRYTAEVTPVEPGDRVLHAGPLTHGSGLWALPLTAAGATHVLPSSPSFDAAELFGLIERHRVSNLVFISPTMLKMLLEAPEATSADCASLRFAAYGGAPIHPDDLRAAMDAWGPILCNLYGQGECPMTISMLTPSDHAEARATASRRLLSAGRPRAGIEVAVMDDAGGPVQTGETGEVCVRGPVVMRGYWSNAQATADAFRDGWYRTGDLGTLDEDGYLYLGDRLKELIISGGSNVYPRELEDVIGRLEGVREVAVVGVADRHWGESVVAVVVPTAPGAVTAEQVVGACRAELASYKKPRHVVFADRLPRSAYGKVLKRELTAELDLPDG from the coding sequence ATGAACGTCGCCACGCTGCTGCAGAAGGCCGCCGCCACCCACCCGGACGGGCCGGCAATCGTCCAGGCTGACGTCACCACCACCTATGACGACTGGTGGTGTCGGGTGCAGCGCCTCGCCGCCACGTTGGTGGAGCGCGGGGTGGCGCCCGGCGACCGCGTCTCGCTGGCACTGTTCAACTCGCCGGCCTTCCTGGACACGCTGTTCGCGACGTGGCTGGCGGGCGGGGTGGTCGTGCCGATCAACACGCGACTGCATCCACGCGAGCTCGCGTACATGGTGGAGCACAGCGACAGTCGCGTGCTGGTCTACGACCATCGGCTCGCCGACGGCGTCGCGGCGGTCGACCTGCCGGACACGACCGCGACGATGATCGTGGGGGGTCCGTCCGACGAGTACGAGGCCGTGGTGGCGTCCGGCCCGGTGTTCGGCGTGCCGGTGGCGCGCGGCGGAGACGACCTCGCCTGGCTCTTCTACACCTCCGGGACCACCGGCCGGCCGAAGGGCGCGATGGTCACCTGCGCCAACCTGGCGTTCATGGCCGGCCGCTACACCGCGGAGGTGACGCCGGTCGAGCCCGGCGACCGCGTCCTGCACGCCGGGCCGCTCACGCACGGCAGCGGCCTGTGGGCGCTGCCGCTGACCGCGGCGGGCGCCACCCATGTGCTGCCGTCCTCGCCCAGCTTCGATGCCGCGGAGCTGTTCGGGTTGATCGAGCGCCACCGCGTCAGCAACCTCGTGTTCATCTCCCCGACGATGCTGAAGATGCTGCTGGAGGCACCGGAGGCTACGAGCGCGGACTGCGCGTCGCTGCGCTTCGCCGCGTACGGCGGCGCACCGATCCATCCCGACGACCTGCGCGCCGCGATGGACGCCTGGGGGCCGATCCTGTGCAACCTGTACGGCCAGGGCGAATGCCCGATGACGATCTCGATGCTGACACCGTCCGACCATGCCGAGGCGCGGGCGACCGCCAGCCGGCGCCTGCTGTCGGCCGGGCGCCCGCGCGCCGGGATCGAGGTGGCGGTCATGGACGATGCCGGCGGCCCGGTCCAGACGGGAGAGACCGGCGAGGTCTGTGTGCGCGGGCCGGTGGTCATGCGCGGCTACTGGAGCAACGCACAGGCGACCGCGGACGCCTTCCGCGACGGTTGGTACCGGACCGGCGACCTGGGTACCCTCGACGAGGACGGCTACCTGTATCTCGGCGACCGCCTCAAGGAGCTGATCATCAGCGGCGGGTCGAACGTCTACCCGCGGGAACTGGAGGACGTGATCGGACGTCTGGAGGGCGTGCGAGAGGTGGCCGTCGTCGGCGTCGCTGACCGCCACTGGGGAGAGTCGGTCGTGGCCGTCGTCGTGCCCACTGCGCCTGGAGCAGTGACGGCCGAGCAGGTGGTCGGCGCATGCCGTGCCGAGCTGGCCTCCTACAAGAAGCCGCGCCACGTCGTCTTCGCCGACCGGCTGCCTCGCAGCGCCTACGGCAAGGTGCTCAAGCGCGAGTTGACCGCCGAGCTCGACCTCCCGGACGGCTGA
- a CDS encoding enoyl-CoA hydratase/isomerase family protein encodes MDATSMVGLDRDERGVATVTIQRPEKRNAITLEMRQVIMRTLESLALDASVRVIVITGSGDLAFSAGGDIPQFAEYPPHQLTNLAQTMGAPERCPQPVIAAIDGLCFGGGLELALACDYRLATVRSSFGFPEITLGALPGSGGTQRAVRMLGMSRAKRLVLTGERIDAATAEDWGLVSQVVEAEVFDDALETLVQRFLTLSPVALNFAKAVLTKALDGSFPTGIEMEGKSMAILCGMEDFQEGVMAWKERRPAVFQGR; translated from the coding sequence GTGGATGCCACCAGCATGGTCGGCCTCGACCGCGACGAGCGCGGCGTGGCGACCGTCACGATCCAGCGGCCCGAGAAGCGCAACGCGATCACGCTCGAGATGCGCCAGGTGATCATGCGCACGCTCGAGTCGCTCGCACTGGATGCGTCGGTCCGCGTGATCGTCATCACCGGTTCGGGAGACCTCGCCTTCAGCGCCGGAGGTGACATCCCGCAGTTCGCCGAGTATCCGCCCCACCAGCTGACGAACCTGGCTCAGACGATGGGTGCGCCGGAGCGCTGTCCGCAGCCGGTGATCGCCGCGATCGACGGCCTGTGCTTCGGCGGCGGGCTGGAGCTGGCGCTGGCCTGTGACTATCGCCTGGCGACAGTGCGCTCCAGCTTCGGCTTCCCGGAGATCACGCTCGGCGCGCTGCCGGGCAGCGGCGGCACGCAGCGCGCGGTGCGCATGCTCGGCATGTCGCGGGCGAAGCGCCTGGTGCTGACCGGCGAGCGGATCGACGCCGCCACGGCGGAGGACTGGGGCCTGGTGTCTCAGGTCGTCGAGGCCGAGGTCTTCGACGACGCGCTGGAGACGCTCGTGCAGCGCTTTCTCACTCTGTCGCCCGTCGCGCTGAACTTCGCCAAGGCGGTGCTGACCAAGGCGTTGGACGGCTCGTTTCCCACCGGGATCGAGATGGAGGGCAAGTCGATGGCGATCCTGTGCGGGATGGAGGACTTCCAGGAGGGCGTCATGGCCTGGAAGGAGCGGCGGCCCGCTGTCTTCCAGGGCCGCTAG
- a CDS encoding (2Fe-2S)-binding protein has protein sequence MSAISEASVTVEVNGRRYRRQVPVRRLLSDFLRHDLGLTGTHVGCEHGVCGACNVRVDGELVRACLMLAVQADGRRVQTIEGLADGELHPVQRALLEHYGLQCGFCTPGVAMTLSSITERAPLDDEQISEELSGNLCRCTGYAGILAAARAVAGAAPTPPIDPGEDAQR, from the coding sequence ATGAGCGCGATCAGCGAGGCGTCGGTGACGGTGGAGGTCAACGGTCGCCGCTACCGGCGCCAGGTCCCGGTTCGGCGATTGTTGAGCGACTTCCTGCGTCACGACCTGGGGCTGACCGGGACGCACGTCGGCTGTGAGCACGGTGTCTGCGGCGCCTGCAACGTACGCGTCGACGGCGAGCTGGTACGCGCCTGTCTGATGCTCGCCGTTCAGGCCGACGGTCGTCGCGTCCAGACGATCGAAGGGCTGGCCGACGGCGAGTTGCATCCTGTCCAGCGGGCGCTGCTGGAGCACTACGGCCTGCAGTGCGGCTTCTGCACCCCAGGGGTCGCGATGACGCTCAGCAGCATCACCGAGCGAGCCCCGCTCGACGACGAGCAGATCAGCGAGGAGTTGTCGGGGAACCTGTGCCGCTGCACGGGCTACGCAGGGATCCTCGCCGCCGCCCGCGCCGTCGCGGGCGCGGCACCCACACCGCCGATCGATCCCGGGGAGGACGCCCAACGATGA
- a CDS encoding homocitrate synthase/isopropylmalate synthase family protein, with the protein MNQLEGGDRTAVSPWNWSGLEGGRVRARPPRVADCTLRDGEQQPGIVFTVDQKVEIARAVAALGVHDLELGTPAVSPDDAEAIRRVVDAGLGVYTSALGRATEADVDLVRSCGVDAVRLSLPISERQRAAKMRLPAGEYVERALRIAGYAKERGLDVIFSPYDTTRCDRTLLEALLDAFRREGCVDRVRLVDTTGAASPQAVAALVGLMDDAGGGIPIEVHCHNDFGLGTANTVAGALAGAAYLSTTINGIGERSGNASLEEVVTAMAVLYGIDVGIDLARLTAVSAIVETASGVRLQPHKAVVGRNAFAHESGLVVAGLLRDPFTAEAYAPELVGQRRRIVVGKTSGRASLEAKVRELVGGDPPDDLDLDALLTGVKAAAIDAGRSLEDDELRALMTTRSKG; encoded by the coding sequence ATGAACCAGTTGGAAGGGGGCGACCGCACCGCCGTCAGCCCCTGGAACTGGTCGGGCCTGGAGGGCGGGCGCGTACGCGCCCGCCCTCCGCGGGTCGCCGACTGCACGCTGCGCGACGGCGAGCAGCAGCCAGGGATCGTCTTCACCGTCGACCAGAAGGTGGAGATCGCTCGCGCGGTGGCAGCGCTCGGGGTGCACGACCTCGAGCTCGGCACGCCGGCGGTCTCCCCCGACGACGCGGAGGCGATCCGGCGCGTCGTCGATGCCGGGCTCGGCGTCTACACCAGCGCGCTGGGACGGGCGACCGAGGCCGACGTCGACCTCGTGCGGTCCTGCGGTGTCGACGCCGTCCGGCTGAGCCTCCCGATCAGCGAGCGCCAGCGCGCCGCGAAGATGCGCCTGCCCGCCGGCGAGTACGTCGAGCGCGCGCTGCGCATCGCGGGCTACGCCAAGGAGCGCGGGCTCGATGTCATCTTCAGCCCGTACGACACCACTCGCTGCGACCGAACGCTGCTGGAGGCGCTGCTGGACGCGTTCCGACGCGAGGGATGCGTCGATCGGGTGCGCTTGGTGGACACCACCGGCGCGGCCAGCCCGCAGGCGGTGGCGGCGCTCGTCGGCTTGATGGACGACGCCGGTGGCGGGATTCCCATCGAGGTCCACTGTCACAACGACTTCGGACTGGGCACGGCCAACACCGTTGCGGGCGCGCTCGCCGGCGCCGCGTACCTGTCGACCACGATCAACGGGATCGGCGAGCGGTCCGGCAACGCGTCGCTGGAGGAGGTCGTGACGGCGATGGCCGTCCTGTACGGGATCGACGTCGGAATCGACCTGGCTCGCCTGACCGCCGTGTCGGCCATCGTCGAGACCGCCTCCGGCGTCCGGCTGCAGCCGCACAAGGCGGTCGTCGGCCGCAACGCCTTCGCGCACGAGTCAGGCCTCGTCGTCGCCGGCCTGTTGCGCGACCCGTTCACCGCCGAGGCCTACGCCCCCGAGCTGGTGGGCCAGCGCCGGCGCATCGTCGTCGGCAAGACCTCCGGACGCGCGTCGCTTGAGGCCAAGGTCAGGGAGCTGGTCGGCGGCGACCCGCCGGACGACCTCGACCTGGACGCTCTGCTCACCGGCGTCAAGGCGGCGGCGATCGACGCCGGCCGCTCGCTCGAGGACGACGAGCTCCGTGCACTGATGACAACCCGAAGCAAAGGATGA
- a CDS encoding FAD binding domain-containing protein, whose translation MKPPPFTYLRARTLEEALDALAQQGAVALAGGQTLIPLLNFGDLAPATLVDINALPALGAIEETPEGLAVGALARHAQVESSPVVRRRCPPLAAAARLVAHPPVRARGTFGGSLAHGHPCAELTAVVAAAGGQIELRGAHGSRTVDHTAFAHGTFDRALAPGELITGVRLPAMDGAAWGVHEITRRTREYAMAGAVAALAVDRGVIARARVALFGVEAAPRRIGTVEELLVGAPLVDAASIAVADAARDAAVPRDDPDGDSPDYRRHLAGVAIGRAVAEAVDRGAHT comes from the coding sequence ATGAAGCCACCGCCGTTCACCTACCTTCGCGCGCGCACGCTGGAGGAGGCGCTGGATGCGCTGGCGCAGCAGGGCGCCGTCGCCTTGGCGGGCGGACAGACCCTCATCCCGCTGCTGAACTTCGGCGACCTCGCGCCGGCGACGCTGGTCGACATCAACGCCCTGCCCGCGCTCGGTGCCATCGAGGAGACACCGGAGGGCCTGGCGGTCGGCGCCCTCGCCCGCCACGCGCAGGTCGAGAGCTCGCCCGTAGTTCGACGTCGCTGCCCACCACTGGCCGCCGCGGCGCGGCTGGTCGCGCATCCGCCCGTGCGTGCGCGTGGGACATTCGGCGGAAGCCTGGCTCATGGGCACCCCTGCGCCGAGCTGACGGCGGTCGTCGCGGCGGCCGGTGGGCAGATCGAGTTGCGCGGCGCCCATGGCTCGCGGACCGTCGATCACACCGCTTTCGCTCATGGGACGTTCGACCGGGCGCTGGCGCCGGGCGAGCTGATCACCGGCGTGCGGCTGCCCGCGATGGACGGCGCCGCGTGGGGTGTGCACGAGATCACGAGGCGCACTCGCGAGTACGCGATGGCCGGCGCGGTCGCGGCACTGGCGGTCGACCGCGGCGTGATCGCTCGGGCGCGAGTCGCGCTATTCGGCGTCGAGGCCGCGCCCCGCCGGATCGGGACCGTCGAGGAGCTGCTGGTCGGTGCGCCGCTGGTCGACGCGGCGTCCATCGCCGTCGCCGACGCGGCGCGAGACGCCGCCGTTCCGCGTGATGACCCGGATGGCGATTCACCCGACTATCGCCGCCACCTGGCCGGCGTCGCCATCGGGCGCGCGGTGGCCGAGGCGGTCGACCGAGGAGCCCACACATGA
- the truA gene encoding tRNA pseudouridine(38-40) synthase TruA — MASIRLTIAYDGTPFAGWARQPGQLTVQGELERALATVCRGPVALTVAGRTDRGVHAWRQVASYPGALPDRTAGVNALLPPEIVLLDAQPEPDGFDARRDARSRTYCYRVLARRARDPFEQRRALHWPYPADLGALEACAAALVGEHDFTAFTPTETDHVRFERVVSDARWDRDGDILRFWITADAFMRNMNRALVGTMLEVAGGRRTLEAFTELLEGRPRAQAGPTAPPHGLYLAGVSYDD, encoded by the coding sequence ATGGCCTCGATCCGCCTGACGATCGCCTACGACGGCACGCCGTTCGCCGGCTGGGCCCGCCAGCCGGGCCAGCTCACCGTGCAGGGCGAGCTCGAGCGGGCGCTCGCGACCGTCTGCCGGGGGCCCGTGGCGCTCACCGTCGCCGGGCGCACCGACCGCGGCGTGCACGCGTGGCGGCAGGTCGCCTCGTACCCCGGCGCGCTTCCGGATCGCACCGCCGGCGTCAACGCGCTGCTGCCGCCGGAGATCGTGTTGCTCGACGCGCAGCCCGAGCCCGACGGCTTCGACGCCCGCCGCGACGCCCGCTCGCGGACGTACTGCTACCGCGTGCTGGCCCGCCGCGCCCGCGACCCGTTCGAGCAGCGCCGGGCGCTGCACTGGCCCTACCCGGCCGACCTCGGCGCGCTCGAGGCCTGTGCGGCCGCGCTGGTCGGCGAGCACGACTTCACCGCGTTCACGCCCACCGAGACCGATCACGTGCGCTTCGAGCGCGTCGTGTCCGATGCGCGCTGGGACCGCGACGGCGACATCCTGCGCTTCTGGATCACCGCCGACGCGTTCATGCGCAACATGAACCGCGCGCTCGTGGGCACGATGCTCGAGGTGGCCGGCGGCCGGCGCACGCTGGAGGCGTTCACCGAGCTGCTCGAGGGGCGCCCGCGGGCGCAGGCGGGCCCGACGGCCCCGCCGCACGGCCTGTACCTCGCGGGCGTCAGCTACGACGACTGA